From one Drosophila subpulchrella strain 33 F10 #4 breed RU33 chromosome 3L, RU_Dsub_v1.1 Primary Assembly, whole genome shotgun sequence genomic stretch:
- the LOC119552707 gene encoding LOW QUALITY PROTEIN: G-protein coupled receptor Mth-like (The sequence of the model RefSeq protein was modified relative to this genomic sequence to represent the inferred CDS: deleted 1 base in 1 codon) has translation MLILRNVNISVLLYMWVLAVSLIVLPKTKADIYDCDFFDTVDISAGQRFPNGSYLYDGILIPAELTGKYNFRILPDESKETVESHIRGCVCKLKPCIRFCCPHNHIMNGGVCSKKMTEEELEEHDPYLNVTLKNGSEVTRHFKDELIVQWDLPMPCEDMFYLDNRDKRDHYTLFENGTFFRHYDSETLNKREYCFQHFEFESDDNTTYIRIAPHNCFIVPSRTAQTVVIITSLVCMVLTMCVYLYVKKLQNLHGKCFLCYMLCLFMGYLFLLLDLWNLSFSFCLTAGYLGYFFVMAAFFWLSVISLHLWNTFSGTLHSINRFLPEHRFLAYNTYAWGMALILTGITFLADKMVVNEDWNPRMGSEGHCWIYTLEWSAMLYFYGPMVLLIAFNIAMFILTAIRIIRVKKDIQNFAHKQERKHKLNSDKQTYISFLRLFIIMGMSWSLEIISYLVQSNKTWANVFLVADYFNWSQGIIIFVLFILKPSTLTLLRDRILGEREDALDSEEEISLENSKYDQNGTILSPHGVVSVADPEVEIRREDQ, from the exons ATGTTGATACTTCGAAATGTGAACATATCTGTATTACTTTATATGTGGGTTTTAGCTGTTTCTTTGATAGTTCTGCCAAAAACAAAGGCAGATATTTACGATTGCGATTTCTTTGACACTGTCGATATTTCGGCAGGCCAAAGGTTTCCGAATGGTTCGTATCTATATGACGGGATACTCATTCCCGCCGAGTTGACGGGGAAATATAACTTCAGGATTCTTCCGGACGAATCCAAGGAAACGGTGGAGAGCCACATAAGGGGATGTGTTTGCAAATTGAAACCCTGCATCAGGTTTTGCTGCCCCCACAACCACATCATGAATGGGGGTGTTTGCTCCAAAAAGATGACGGAGGAAGAACTTGAAGAACACGATCCTTACCTGAACGTGACCCTCAAGAACGGATCGGAGGTCACAAGGCACTTTAAGGACGAACTAATCGTGCAGTGGGATCTACCGATGCCCTGTGAGGATATGTTCTACCTAGACAATCGAGATAAAAGAGATCACTACACATTGTTTGAG aatggGACTTTCTTCCGCCACTATGACAGCGAGACTCTAAACAAGAGAGAGTACTGCTTTCAGCACTTTGAGTTCGAATCAGATGATAATACCACATACATTCGAATAGCGCCACACAACTGCTTTATAGTGCCATCCAGAACGGCACAGACCGTGG TGATTATCACATCGCTGGTTTGTATGGTTCTTACGATGTGCGTTTATCTTTACGTTAAAAAGTTACAGAACTTGCACGGCAAGTGCTTCCTGTGCTACATGCTATGTCTCTTCATGGGCTACCTCTTCCTGTTACTAGACTTGTGGAATTTGTCGTTCAGCTTCTGCCTTACAGCTGGTTACCTGGGTTACTTTTTCGTGATGGCCGCC TTTTTTTGGCTTTCTGTCATCAGTCTGCACCTGTGGAATACATTCAGTGGCACCTTACACAGCATCAATCGCTTCCTGCCCGAGCATAGGTTTCTGGCCTACAACACCTACGCCTGGGGCATGGCGCTGATCTTGACCGGAATCACCTTTCTGGCCGATAAGATGGTAGTTAACGAGGACTGGAACCCTCGGATGGGCAGCGAAGGACATTGTTGGATCTATA CCCTAGAATGGTCTGCCATGCTCTACTTCTATGGACCGATGGTATTGCTGATAGCCTTCAACATTGCCATGTTCATCCTGACGGCTATTCGTATAATAAGAGTGAAGAAGGACATACAGAACTTTGCACACAAGCAAGAGAGAAAGCACAAGCTTAACTCGGACAAGCAAAc TTACATCTCCTTTTTGCGGCTTTTCATCATCATGGGTATGTCGTGGAGCTTGGAGATAATCTCCTACTTGGTACAATCCAACAAAACTTGGGCCAACGTTTTTCTGGTAGCGGACTACTTCAACTGGTCTCAGGGAATCATCATATTTGTGCTGTTTATTCTAAAGCCCAGCACGCTAACGCTCTTGAGGGATCG CATTTTGGGTGAGAGAGAAGATGCCCTTGACAGCGAAGAAGAGATTTCGCTTGAGAATTCGAAATATGATCAAAATG GAACAATCCTAAGCCCACATGGAGTGGTGTCAGTAGCAGATCCAGAAGTAGAAATACGACGGGAGGATCAATGA
- the LOC119552706 gene encoding G-protein coupled receptor Mth-like, whose translation MLILRNVNISVLLYMWVLAVSLIVLPKTKADIYDCDFFDTVDISAGQRLPNGSYLYDGILIPAELTGKYNFRILPDESKETVESHIRGCVCKLKPCIRFCCPHNHIMNGGVCSKKMTEEELEEHDPYLNVTLKNGSEVTRHFKDELIVQWDLPMPCEDMFYLDNRDETQQYTLFENGSFFRHYDSVTLNKREYCFQHFEFESDDNTTYIRIAPHNCFIVPSRTAQTVVIITSLVCMVLTMCVYLYVKKLQNLHGKCFLCYILCLFMGYLFLLLDMWKLLFSFCLTAGYLGYFFLMAAFFWLSVISLHLWSTFSGTLHSINRFLPEHRFLAYNTYAWGMALILTGITFLADKMVVNEDWNPRMGSEGQCWINTPEWSAMLYFYGPMVLLIAFNIAMFILTAIRIIRVRKDIQNFAHKQERKHKLNSDKHTYTSFLRLFIIMGMSWSLEIISYLVQSNKTWANVFLVADYFNWSQGIIIFVLFILKPSTLRLLRDRILGEREDALDSEEEISLENSKYDQNGTILSPHGVVSVADPEVEIRREDQ comes from the exons ATGTTGATACTTCGAAATGTGAACATATCTGTATTACTTTATATGTGGGTTTTAGCTGTTTCTTTGATAGTTCTGCCAAAAACAAAGGCAGATATTTACGATTGCGATTTCTTTGACACTGTCGATATTTCGGCAGGCCAAAGGTTACCGAATGGTTCGTATCTATATGACGGGATACTCATTCCCGCCGAGTTGACGGGGAAATATAACTTCAGGATTCTTCCGGACGAATCCAAGGAAACGGTGGAGAGCCACATAAGGGGATGTGTTTGCAAATTGAAACCCTGCATCAGGTTTTGCTGCCCCCACAACCACATCATGAATGGGGGTGTTTGCTCCAAAAAGATGACGGAGGAAGAACTTGAAGAACACGATCCTTACCTGAACGTGACCCTCAAGAACGGATCGGAGGTCACAAGGCACTTTAAGGACGAACTAATCGTGCAGTGGGATCTACCGATGCCCTGTGAGGATATGTTCTACCTAGACAATCGAGATGAAACCCAGCAGTACACATTGTTTGAG aatGGGTCTTTCTTCCGCCACTATGACAGCGTGACTCTAAACAAGCGAGAGTACTGCTTTCAGCACTTTGAGTTCGAATCAGATGATAATACCACATACATTCGAATAGCGCCACACAACTGCTTTATAGTGCCATCCAGAACGGCACAGACCGTGG TGATTATCACATCGCTGGTTTGTATGGTTCTTACGATGTGCGTTTATCTTTACGTTAAAAAGTTACAGAACTTGCACGGCAAGTGCTTCCTGTGCTACATTCTATGTCTCTTCATGGGCTACCTTTTCCTGTTACTAGACATGTGGAAATTGTTGTTCAGCTTCTGCCTTACAGCTGGTTACCTGGGTTACTTTTTCTTGATGGCCGCCTTTTTTTGGCTTTCTGTCATCAGTCTGCACCTGTGGAGTACATTCAGTGGCACCTTACACAGCATCAATCGCTTCCTGCCCGAGCATAGGTTTCTGGCCTACAACACCTACGCCTGGGGCATGGCGCTGATCTTGACCGGAATCACCTTTCTGGCCGATAAGATGGTAGTTAACGAGGACTGGAACCCTCGGATGGGCAGCGAAGGACAGTGTTGGATCAATA CCCCAGAATGGTCTGCCATGCTCTACTTCTATGGACCGATGGTATTGCTGATAGCCTTCAACATTGCCATGTTCATCCTAACGGCTATTCGTATAATAAGAGTGAGGAAGGACATACAGAACTTTGCACACAAGCAAGAGAGAAAGCACAAGCTTAACTCGGACAAGCACAc TTACACCTCCTTTTTGCGGCTTTTCATCATCATGGGTATGTCGTGGAGCTTGGAGATAATCTCCTACTTGGTACAATCCAACAAAACTTGGGCCAACGTTTTTCTGGTAGCGGACTACTTCAACTGGTCTCAGGGAATCATCATATTTGTGCTGTTTATTCTAAAGCCAAGCACGCTAAGGCTCTTGAGGGATCG CATTTTGGGTGAGAGAGAAGATGCCCTTGACAGCGAAGAAGAGATTTCGCTTGAGAATTCGAAATATGATCAAAATG GAACAATCCTAAGCCCACATGGAGTGGTGTCAGTAGCAGATCCAGAAGTAGAAATACGACGGGAGGATCAATGA